The Ipomoea triloba cultivar NCNSP0323 chromosome 14, ASM357664v1 region ATCGGGGCGACGATCGTGCCCGGGGATTACTTTCGCGATGCAAGTGAACCACCTCGTGCTTGCTCGGTTGATTCAAGGTTTTGAGTTTAGTATGCCGTCGCACTCGGTAGTGGACATGACGGAGGGCCTTAGCATTAGCCTCCCCAAGGCTATACCCTTGGAAATACTAGTTGCCCCTCGTCTTCCTTCTCTACTTTATTAAtcttaaataaaaagaaaaaatatcacTTATGAGTTCACATTTGgttgtttattaatatttttaattaattaggtgcatgattaTGTAATTTGTCTTGTGTTTCCAACTATCCaaccttttttacttttatactttttttcgagtaaataccaattttggtcccacgagtatTAGTAAATGATagttttggtccacatgttaaatttctaccaattttcatccatgactattattttagtgccaaaattcatcgcacCAGTCTGCACCCATCCATTTAAAACGtgccgaattttttttttgttgaatatttttgtattaaatttaacaataatttttaaaaataaatatgacattttattttatatttgaaccTATATAATAAGAAAAGAGAGCTTAAATTTTAACCATGCATGCATGGTTACATGTCataatttgttttcaaaaaagtgaaaataaatgaataaaaacgCTACACTTTATTGAGTGACGAGAAAAACACACATTCACTACCTTAGGGTGCACATTAAGTAAACCTCGTTCATGTTTATAAGTCACAAATCACACATGAAAAGTAAACTCCACTAAGAAAACTCAATGTGATAGCTTGATTGTGATGACCTTagcaagaatcaaactcgtgacATAGGTAAATCGGAACATGCCACATTAACATGAAGTATAAAATGAGAttataatatttacttttacacAAGAGCAATTATGCATGTACCCCTATTTTATACTCTCTATAATTTGGTATGTTttgattgctcaatttagtaGATGGCCATGATGTATATCCATTCATTTTTTGTTCTTCCTCCtgtcaaatttgaacacaagtgaGAGTAAAAATTGGAAGTAAGATTTTAGGAGTATATCATGtatttttctaaatacaaaTAACATTTACGTATACTAATAACTTTTCTAAATCTTTGAATATGACATTGATAGAAATCTACAATATAATGATAACATCAATCTTTGCTACCTAGTATATATATCCACTCATTCTCATTTCTTTCCTAATGGATTTGCTTGCCCATAGTGTTGCTTGGCTTCTAGTCTTCGTGTTACTCTCCACACTAAGGAAAAAGTCTCAACGTAGTTCCAATAACAATGGACAACTGCCGCCCGAAGTTCCCGGCGCCTGGCCGATTATCGGCCACATGCACTTATTACTCGCCGATCAAATTCCGCTTCAACGGATCTTAGCCGCCATCGCCGACAAGCTCGGCCCGATCTTCACTCTCCGGCTTGGCATGCACCGCACCGTCGTCATCACCGACCGAAAAGCTCTCCGAGATTGCTTCACCACCTACGACAAGGCGCTCGCCGGCCGACCGGAGTCAAGCGCCGGCGAGATCCTAGGTTACAACAACGCAGGTTTCGGTTTCGTCAGTTACGGACCGTACTGGCGCAGAATCCGGAAAATTGTCCTGTCGGAATTGCTGTCTTGCCGGAGACTGGAAAAATTCGGCGATGCACGCGCCGCCGAGGTTGAAGCGAGTATCGGAGAATTATACTCCACCGTTACCGGAGAAGGAAGGCGTAACCGCCGTAACAATTCTCCGGTAATGATAAACGTCGGTAACTGGATAGAAAAATTGGCGCTAAACTTAATGGTGAAGATGATTGCCGGCAAGCGATACAGGACGACGGACGATTGGgaagacgatgatgatgagGCAAAACGTTCGAGAAAAGCGATCGTAGAATTTTTAACCTCGTCGGGACAATCTGTTGTGTCGGACGTGATTCCGATTCCGTTGCTGAGATGGATAGATATTGGAGGATCGATTAAGTCGATGAAGCGGATAGCGGCGGAGATGGACGCCATTATTAGTGGTTGGATAGATGAACATGCCGAGAGAATATCCATATCGGAGAGTGACCGCGACTTCATCGACGTTTTGCTTTCTTCGGTCACAGACGATTTATTAGAATATGGACATGCCAAGGATACAATAATCAAGGCTACTATAGCGGTACGTAACTACActctaacttttatttttagctgatcggctcaaacctggcttgaggttcgaacccacgacctctcggttgcaggtgtaactctcttaccacttgggctGCCCTTACGGACAGTCGttgttgactctttatgcttcaatatgttgagaaagtataaatgaacaaatactacaatgtaatagagtcagtagcattCAAAACAAAATGTAACCCTTGTCTCGTAAACACTTGCGAACTAACATGAACATAACGCACACAATCATAAATAAGGCACACAAACTTTACAaggtagattgtgtgcattgtaTACTAAAATCTGAGattgtatgtatttatatagaTGCTTATGTGCATTTATGTACAACTTCACCGGTTCTCACGGGATAGagaatttttattggaacatcaccctatatatatatataagaaaaagtctaaggtgtaaactgtgttaaacataaatacaacctaaataatacaaaattacatataaattacAAGTAGGCTCAAGTAGGCTACACGAGTAGTCTAACCTTGTAGTGTTAGAAACAACTTATATATAGTCAAAAATTTTGTGATCAAGCAACATAATTGTGACTTTACAAAATAAGAGGTCACAAGtgaaaatatgtataaatagatattatattgtaacgAAACAGAATAAATACTGCCTAAAAAATTGCATGGAAATTAGACGCTTTCATTAACTACATAGACCAATAATAGAGTTTTTTAGCCAATCAAGGTGA contains the following coding sequences:
- the LOC116005276 gene encoding cytochrome P450 CYP82D47-like; this encodes MDLLAHSVAWLLVFVLLSTLRKKSQRSSNNNGQLPPEVPGAWPIIGHMHLLLADQIPLQRILAAIADKLGPIFTLRLGMHRTVVITDRKALRDCFTTYDKALAGRPESSAGEILGYNNAGFGFVSYGPYWRRIRKIVLSELLSCRRLEKFGDARAAEVEASIGELYSTVTGEGRRNRRNNSPVMINVGNWIEKLALNLMVKMIAGKRYRTTDDWEDDDDEAKRSRKAIVEFLTSSGQSVVSDVIPIPLLRWIDIGGSIKSMKRIAAEMDAIISGWIDEHAERISISESDRDFIDVLLSSVTDDLLEYGHAKDTIIKATIATIIVAGSDSPSLTLTWALSLLINNKDALERAREEIDTIVGVERWVQESDIKNLIYLQAIIKETLRLYPPAPLAVPHAATEDCAAVAGYRIHKGTRVILNLWKLHRDPEVWAGAEEFRPDRFLPGGGASEVDFLGQHFEYIPFGSGRRICPGIGFATQVCHLVLGRLIQGFEFGAPPCAAVDMAEGVSFSLPRAKPLEVLVAPRLASALYEQKRIAS